In the Ipomoea triloba cultivar NCNSP0323 chromosome 6, ASM357664v1 genome, one interval contains:
- the LOC116022702 gene encoding probable protein S-acyltransferase 19 — MVRKHGWQLPAHTFQVVAITVFCLLVVAFYAFFSPFLGGHVWEYVLVGVYSPVALLVFILYVRCTAINPADPGIMSKFDSELLSNTSPKHGLSAKNMSGKFEGLGADANSSPSSVSRSSFGVSHSVKRSQPEADRTDGRVVSSRRRSSSCCKIGGIFCALFVHEDCRKQDGGVEQEGASEDALFCTLCNAEVCKFSKHCRSCDKCVDGFDHHCRWLNNCVGRKNYATFISLMAISLVWLAIEAGTGVAVLVRCFVNKKNMEAEIVDRLGNGFSRAPFATVVAVCTAVSVLACVPLGELFFFHMILIRKGITTYEYVVAMRAAMSEALGGASIDEEQGNILLSPTGSATTGFSGGSSLGLQYKGAWCTPPRVFVDYNEEVAPQLEPGIVPSTVDPDAAGFEDKGNKASKRPVKISAWRLAKLDSSDAMKAAAKARASSSVLRPIDNRRLADSELSSSENMSVRSSMSADTGGNKDTRISPFRNSFAPSQGSRDEYETGTQSVSSFSSPSHVHEAVTLSPLPQANNNFSYQNAGIIPEQARASLANNTRPRPLSYTSSDFDEKIVHRSGAADPLLLSAVAPPTSLLRDVKRTSVVWDQEAGRYVSVPVSAAEARGRPSLLSNPNAAASNSKWPIPIPLPQEPSHPAPKPPVQQSEKLMYSGESIFFGGPLFRGPIKDSMKNERASGSGNGLERLQLNLPRESRFKRDGASHQLPVFAPGDLAPHSSSASGHKK, encoded by the exons ATGGTGAGGAAACATGGATGGCAGCTTCCAGCACACACCTTTCAG GTCGTTGCAATAACCGTTTTCTGCTTACTAGTGGTTGCATTTTATGCTTTCTTCTCTCCTTTCCTTGGAGGACACGTTTGGGAGTATGTACTGGTTGGAGTCTATTCGCCAGTG GCACTCCTGGTTTTCATTCTTTATGTTCGGTGCACTGCAATTAACCCTGCAGATCCTGGTATAATGTCAAAGTTCGATTCTGAGCTATTAAGCAATACGAGCCCGAAGCATGGACTTTCTGCCAAAAATATGTCCGGGAAGTTTGAAGGACTTGGCGCAGATGCAAATTCGTCTCCTTCTTCGGTCTCGAGAAGTTCATTTGGTGTGTCGCACTCTGTTAAGAGAAGTCAACCGGAAGCTGACAGGACAGATGGTCGAGTAGTTTCTTCTAGAAGGAGGTCATCATCTTGTTGTAAGATTGGAGGAATCTTCTGTGCCTTGTTTGTACACGAGGATTGTCGCAAACAGGACGGTGGAGTTGAGCAGGAAGGCGCGAGCGAAGATGCTTTGTTCTGCACACTGTGCAATGCCGAG GTATGCAAGTTTAGTAAGCATTGTAGAAGCTGTGACAAATGTGTTGACGGATTTGATCACCATTGTCGG TGGCTAAATAACTGTGTCGGGCGGAAAAATTATGCAACCTTTATATCTCTTATGGCCATCAGTCTAGTATGG CTTGCTATTGAAGCTGGGACCGGAGTTGCTGTTTTGGTGCGGTGCTTCGTGAATAAAAAGAACATGGAGGCTGAAATAGTCGACAGACTAGGGAATGGTTTCTCTCGGGCTCCATTTGCAACTGTTGTG GCTGTTTGTACAGCGGTTTCAGTACTGGCTTGTGTGCCCTTGGGTGAACTCTTCTTTTTCCACATGATACTGATCAGAAAG GGCATTACGACATACGAATATGTTGTTGCGATGAGGGCGGCCATGAGCGAGGCCCTGGGGGGAGCATCTATAGATGAAGAGCAAGGAAACATTCTACTCTCTCCAACGGGATCTGCAACAACTGGTTTCAGCGGTGGAAGCTCGTTAGGCCTGCAGTACAAAGGAGCGTGGTGCACCCCTCCTCGTGTGTTTGTTGATTATAAC GAAGAAGTTGCACCTCAATTGGAACCGGGAATAGTTCCGTCAACAGTTGATCCAGACGCAGCTGGGTTCGAGGACAAGGGCAACAAGGCGTCTAAGCGGCCTGTTAAGATCAGTGCGTGGAGGCTTGCGAAGCTAGATTCGAGCGATGCTATGAAAGCTGCAGCTAAAGCCCGAGCATCCTCGTCGGTCCTACGCCCTATTGACAACCGTCGTTTGGCTGATTCTGAGCTAAGCTCGAGTGAGAATATGAGTGTGAGAAGCAGTATGAGTGCTGACACTGGTGGAAACAAAGACACAAGGATTTCTCCGTTTAGGAACTCGTTTGCGCCTAGTCAAGGCAGCAGGGACGAGTACGAGACGGGCACCCAAAGCGTGAGTAGCTTCAGCAGCCCGAGCCACGTTCACGAGGCGGTCACGCTAAGCCCCCTCCCGCAGGCTAACAACAATTTTAGCTACCAGAATGCTGGCATTATCCCCGAGCAGGCTCGGGCATCATTGGCTAATAACACCCGCCCCCGCCCATTATCTTACACCTCTTCAGACTTCGATGAAAAGATCGTGCACAGAAGTGGCGCTGCTGACCCGTTACTCCTCTCTGCAGTCGCTCCACCAACGTCTCTCCTCAGAGACGTTAAACGAACATCTGTTGTCTGGGATCAAGAAGCCGGAAGGTACGTATCTGTCCCCGTCTCAGCTGCAGAAGCTCGTGGCAGACCGTCTTTACTATCAAATCCTAACGCAGCAGCCAGCAACAGCAAGTGGCCTATCCCTATCCCGCTCCCTCAAGAGCCTTCCCATCCAGCACCAAAGCCTCCGGTCCAGCAGTCCGAGAAGCTGATGTACAGCGGGGAGTCTATATTCTTCGGTGGCCCTCTGTTTCGCGGGCCCATCAAGGACAGTATGAAGAACGAGAGAGCCTCCGGATCTGGAAATGGACTGGAGAGGCTACAACTGAACTTGCCCCGGGAATCCAGGTTCAAGAGAGACGGCGCCTCCCACCAGCTTCCCGTGTTCGCCCCCGGGGATTTGGCGCCACATTCTTCATCAGCATCAGGCCACAAGAAGTAG
- the LOC116023273 gene encoding uncharacterized protein LOC116023273 yields MVILFWLLWSISCLRKDPYIPRLIHKPYCPIVSPYQLSDSLQEAKKGPLDLKLKSKEGMDGFQQFGVPVVGIVAVAAITFYAVSFMEMSEKSFRDLDEKEDSENGGFNPALRFKERTARKKARKQTKP; encoded by the exons ATGgttattttgttttggttgTTGTGGTCTATCTCGTGCTTGCGAAAAGACCCGTATATCCCTCGACTTATCCACAAGCCATATTGCCCTATTGTCTCACCATATCAACTGAGCGACTCACTGCAAGAAGCCAAGAAAGGACCCCTAGATTTGAAGCTAAAAAGCAAAGAAGGAATGGATGGGTTTCAGCAGTTTGGTGTGCCGGTGGTGGGAATAGTTGCCGTAGCTGCTATTACTTTCTATGCTGTAAGCTTTATGGAGATGAGCGAG AAGTCTTTCAGAGACTTGGATGAAAAAGAAGATTCCGAAAATGGAGGATTCAACCCTGCTCTTAGATTTAAAGAGAGGACTGCTAGAAAAAAGGCTCGAAAACAGACCAAACCTTGA
- the LOC116021742 gene encoding 60S ribosomal protein L27-3 has translation MVKFLKPNKAVILLQGRYAGKKAVIVKSFDDGTRDRPYGHCLVAGIAKYPSKVIRKDSAKKQAKKSRVRTFVKLVNYNHIMPTRYTLDVDLKDAVTADCLQSRDKRVSAAKEAKARLEDRFKTGKNRWFFSKLRF, from the coding sequence ATGGTGAAATTTCTCAAGCCTAACAAGGCCGTTATTCTCCTTCAGGGCCGCTACGCCGGCAAGAAGGCGGTCATCGTGAAGTCCTTCGACGACGGCACTCGCGACCGCCCCTACGGCCACTGCCTGGTCGCCGGGATCGCCAAGTACCCGAGCAAGGTGATCCGCAAGGACTCCGCCAAGAAGCAAGCGAAGAAGTCTCGCGTGAGGACTTTCGTCAAGCTCGTTAACTACAACCACATTATGCCGACGCGCTACACCCTGGACGTCGACCTGAAAGACGCCGTCACCGCCGACTGCCTTCAGTCGCGGGACAAGAGAGTCTCTGCCGCGAAGGAGGCGAAAGCTCGGCTCGAAGATCGGTTCAAAACTGGGAAGAACAGGTGGTTCTTTTCCAAACTCAGGTTCTGA